The following DNA comes from Balaenoptera ricei isolate mBalRic1 chromosome 7, mBalRic1.hap2, whole genome shotgun sequence.
ATATGTCTGATGCTTACCTTCAAGGCCAAAATCAAGTCTTTCctgacaagctgtgtgacctttgtttCATCTGTGACCTCTAAGAACACATTCCCAGTACACAACTCACTGACACTCATCCTGCATGCATGTGTCCCCAACCAGGATGTAGGCTGTGAAATACTGGGCATCTCACCCAGCACCGGCCACAGTGCCTTGTGCATGAGTACCAAGGTGACAAGTTCATCTAAATTCCCAGGTTGTCCACTGCCCCCTTGGTAAGTTACAGGTAAGGTTGGTAGCACAACTGCTGGCAAAGCAACGGTGCTAAAAGTCCAAAGTTTCTTGACTGGGAACATGTTTTCTAAGGTtagtttaataaattaaattttttgtgCTGAtcacaatggagaaaaagaaggaaatatttttcttgacATCTAAGGAGTTCACAGTCTCTTGGAAATTGAAGCTGCATATGTAGCTAATTAGAATAACATGTTATTAATATGAAAACTGTGAGAGGacacaaaaactgcaaagaaaaGCCATCAACAATGTTCAACAAGAGATGGCTTCAATTTACATCCCACTGAATTTGGGCCACAGGACTAGAAATGATGTCTAGAAAAAGACGAGACCTTCCTCTACTCTGAATTGATCTACCACTTGCAGAGCCCTGGCCTCTGAACTAGGCTGTTCATTTGCAGAAGACTCCACACACTGAAGCCCAGCTAGTGCATGACCCTGGCCAGGGCAGTGAGGAACCTGAACCATTGCCAAAGGAACCAGCATTACACCAGGCACAAGAAAACTCTGAGGAGCCAGGAGAGCTGTCGTGACAGCTTTGAAAGCTTGTCTAGGGGAAGGTGGGCTGGATAAGCATTTTTCATACTGCAAAAAGCAACCCATAGGTAGTTATGAAACCAATCTAGAGGTAGAAGACTTACAGTAAGTGCTGTTTCATAAAATGCTTGTCATgcaaatgagtgtgtgtgtgtgtgtgtgtgtgtgtgtgtgtgtgtgtatgtgcacaggcATGTGCACTGGGTCATGCAAACggatttttttcaaaacagtttGCAAGGCTGTGAATTAGACAAATTATTTGGTAGCTTATAAAAGGACAAATTTCAATTCAATAGAAGGAAAATACTTCAAACAAGTGAAACTGTCTCACAATGGGGTTTATTATTGTGAATGGCAGACAGCTTCTAGCCCCTGAAAGACCCCAAGCAGCATCAAAGCCATAGATTGTCAAGGAGGATATTCACGTTAGTGGAAAGTTAAATAGGAAGAACTCCAAGTTTCCTCCGCATTCTATGAGACTGTCGGTCTAGATCACAGGCACTTAACTGCCACTGAAAGGACATTTAGGAGGGAAACAACTCCACAAAGTCACAGAGGTGAATGTACACAGCCTGAAATTTCATTTGGTCGTTTATACTGCAACAGCACTCTGTGCAAGGAAAAGTTATAAGTGATACTTAGACTAAGGGTTCTCAACCTAGGGatacatcagaatcatctggggagcttgTAAAAGATGCCCATGCCTGGATCCCAACATGTATCAATTAAAACACTGGGGCCCAAgacttgtattttatttctgtttcccagGTAAGAATTGCAAACCCCtgatttatatgtataaaatgtaaaaatgacattttataaagCATAGAGGGAAGGAAAATAGCTCCAGTATTTTACatgaagataataaaaagaaagagccgGAAAACATCAAATCATGGCTTTTGAATTCTGCTCAGGGTGTAGAGAGCTGAAAAGAACATCACTCCCATGCTTACAAATAAAAAGTCCGATCAACTACAAGTTCATATCTTTCTTGAATCCATTAGACAGCTGAGGTCTCAGTGGAACAAACTAGCCCAGAATCTGAGGAGAACCAGGCACCTGCAGGAAGAGACAAGACATGAGCACTTGTTTACCTGAGGTAGATGCACCTGGACACTGGCTAACAAGCATCAAGTAACAAATAACAACGGAACACTGATGGGAGAGTTGAAAGAGCATGGAGACTGACCACTCTGAGGCACAGTGCAGAAGGAAGACCTAAGGCTGACCCTGAAACAATGAGAAAAGCCCTTCAGCAAACCAGCCCCAACTCTAAACTCAAGGTGTCACTAGAGGAATCTGAAGTCTGTGGTGCCCTGAGGATAGGCTCACCAACAACACACCTGAAATCCAGTCAACTCCTGACCAGAATGATCAACTCTCCACACCAAAGGGCTAGCAGAAATAGAAAGGCATTCCATTTCCAGGAATAAAAACTATTTATCTCAGTCTCTAATGTCCTACACAAGATGTCCATGTCTTGACAAAACATTACAGAGCATACAAAAAGCAAGAACAAACAACACTGCCAAAAGACACAGCCATTAagagaaccagactcagatatgacacaTATGGGGAAGCTAACAgacacagaatttaaaataactgtaatTAATGGTAAAACACCCTAATAGAAAGGGTGGGCAACATGAAAGAtcaaatgcatatttttaaacagatagaaactataagaaagaatcaaatggaaatgctGGAAAGGCTAAAcacagtaacagaaatgaagaatgctctCAACAGGCATTCTTCAGTAGATGTGACACAtccaaggaaagaatcagtgaacttgaaaataggTCAACAGAAGTCCCCAACTAAAATAAGGAGAAACAAAACGAAGAATGAAGCAAAACCAAAGTGTCCAATAGCTGTGGAATAATACCAAAAGTCCTAACCTAGGTGTAGTTGAAatttcagaaggagaaaagaaagagaatagggcaaaagaaatatttgaagaaataactgCTGAGAATTTTCTAAACTTAATGATAGATACCAAACCACAGAACCAAAAACTCAAAAATGCTACAGAGGATAAAAACTAAGCATGTGCAggcatgcacacatgtgcacgtgcgcacacacgcacacgcgcacacacacacacacacacacacacacacacaggcatatcAGAGGCTgcaaatcaaagacaaaaagaaaatctcgGGGGGCTGTGGCCCGGCTGCAGGAAGTGGAGGCCACCTGGGCATCAGTGCTGCGCACTCAGCTGCAATGAGCTCAGCGCCAGGGCTCCGTGGGGTTTGCGGTGCAGGTGAACAAAACATGACAGAAACAGATGCCTTCCCCATGAGAAGGGTAAAAACGCAAccgaaacgcaaaaaaagatttgtgcagtgtatggagaaggtgctgtgactgatcaaacgtgtcaaaagtggtttgcaaagctTCACGCTGGAGACTGCTCACTGAATGATActccatggtcaggtagaccagttgaagttgagagcgatcaaatcaagacattaactgaggacaatcaacgttataccacgcaggagatagccggcatactcaaaatacccaaatcaagcactgaataTCATCTACACCaacttggttatgttaatcactttgatgtttggggtctacataagttaagtgaaaaaaaaccttcttgaccatatttccacatgtgattctttacgtaatgaaaacattccatttttaaaacaaattgcaaTGGGTGATGacaagtggatactgtacaataatgtggaacggaagagattgtggggcaagcaaAAGGAACCACCAgtaaccacaccaaaggccagtcttcatccaaagaaggtgatgttgtgtatatggtgggattggaagggagtcctctattatgagctccttctggaaaatgaCACGAttcattccaacaagtactgctcccaattagaccaactgaaagcagcactcgatgaaaagtgtccggaattagtcaacagaaaacgcataatcttgcatcaggataacgcaagactgcatgtttctttgatgaccaggcaaaaacttacagcttgtctgggaagttctgattcatccgccatattcaccagacattgcaccttcagatttccatttatttcggtctttacaaaattctcttaatggaaaaaatttcaatttcctggaagactgtaaaaggcacctggaacagttctttgctcaaaaagataaaaagttttgggaagatggaattgaaGTAGCCTGAGAAATGGCAGAAGGTAatggaacaaaacggtgaatacgttgttcaataaagttattggtgaaaatggaaaatgtgTCTTTTTACTTAAATacaaaaggaactttttggccaaaccaatatttCACGACTTTCCTTGCCAGTATGGCCGGGAGGCTTTCCTGGGGCACACCAGTGGTCTGTCTGCCTGGCAGAGGAGGAGGATGCAGCAGACCTCTATCTACTCTATATGCTGACCTTGGGCTTGGAGGAGCTCATTATTTAATATGACTTAAGTGattgttttttatacttttcataaACAGAGAAGTGTTCGATACGGCAGAAACGTACAAAAGGGACCCTAAGAGGAGAGGAATTGCTTTAATCTTCAATCACGAGAGCATCTTCTGGCACTTAACCCTGCCAGACAGGCGGGGCACCAGCGCCGACAGAGACAATCTTAAGTGCAGGTTTTCAGATCTAGGACTGGAAGTGAAATGCTTTGATGATCTTAAAGCAGAACTACTGCTCAAAATTCATAAGGCATCAACCACTAGCCACGCAGACGCCAAttgctttttgtgtgttttcctgAGTCATAGTGAAGGCAACCACATCTATGTATATGATGCCAAAATTGAAATTCAGACACTGACTGGCTTGTTCAAAGGAGACAAGTGTCAGAGCCTGGTTGGAAAACCCAAGATATTTATCATTCAGGCATGTCGGGGAAACCAGCACGATGTGCCAGTCATGCCTTTGGATGTAGTGGATCATCAGAGAGACAAGCTGGATGTCAGCCTAACCCAGGTGGATGCAGCCTCAGTTTATACACTCCCTGCTGGAGCAGACTTCCTCATGTGTTACTCTGTGGCAGAAGGTTATTTTCATCGGGAAACTGTGAATGGCTCATGGTACATTCAAGATTTGTGCGAGATGCTGGGAAAATTCGGCTCCTCCTTAGAGTTCACAGAACTCCTCACGCTGGTGAACAGGCAAGTTTCTCAGTGCCGAGTGGATATCTGCAGAGAACCAAGTGCAATTGGAAAGAAGCAGATGCCCTGCTTTGCCTCAATGCTAACTAAAAAGCTGCATTGCTTTCCTAAATCTAAATGATAGGtgctattttgttttatgtatctgtatttttatataaagaagTATCACTAAATACTTAAATTGAAGCAATTTAAATGGTAcagcaattttaaatgtttaaatgagaGAACTTTAAAGAAACAGTTCATATTGGACATGGTGAAGGGGTTTTATATATGTAGAAATGAAATCCTCAGGAAATTCCTATAAATAAAAATCCACAAGCATTTGTAATACTTGACATTTGTAGTAAACTGCAAGCTTACTCAAAATATCTGACTGATTTAACTAGTATTTtgtgacattttataaaattttataatgtttttaaaagtttttgaaagctaaaaaaaaaaaaaagaaagaaagtctcAAACCCagcaggaaaaaatgaaacattaaatacaaaggaacGAAGATAAAAATTTCAGAAGACACCTTGTCAGAAGGCATGCAAGTAAGACAATGAAGCAACATCTTCGAAGTACTGAAAGAAATAAACTGTCAACACAGAATTCTATACttagtgaaaatatctttcaaaaatgaaggagaaataactgCAATAggcaaacaaaaactgaaagaattcattACCAAAAGACCTAcactacaagaaatactaaatgaGGTTTTATAGTCACAAGGAATATGATGCCAGACAGAAATTTGGATctacccaaagaaatgaaaagtgttAGAAATGGAACAAATGAATGTCAAATacaattcttctttttctgatatttaattGCTATAAAAGGTAACaatgtttaaagaaaatcagcaaactatggcctgcaaACCAAATGCAGCCTGCAGGCTGTTTTTGCATGACCTGTGAGCTAAGgatggtttttgtatttttaaagtgttgtttcagaaaaaaaagaatatgcagcAGAGACCATATGTGGCCTCAGAGCAAACTATTTACTTTCTGGGCCTTTACAAAAAAAAGGTTTGCTGAccaccccccaacccttcccccctcccgcccccgtctaaaacaaaaacagtaacaataTTTTGTTTACAGCATAtgtagaagaaaaatgataacaATAACACAAATGATGGAAGAGAAGGGTTGGAAATGTACTGTTGAAAGTTCCTTAGACTACACATGAAACAGTGTAATATTACTTGAAAGTAGACTCTGATTAATTAAAGATCTATAGATATAAATAAACACTCACTCTAGGGGAATcactaaaaatgttaaagaagCATAAATAAGAAGTGGAGATAAAAGGGAATCAAGAAATGCTCAGGTAATAGGGAAAAatggaacagagagaaaataactaCCAAGATGGTAGGTTTTTAATTAAGCCATATTAACACCACAGTAAATGTGAATGGTCTAATACACCAGTTAAAAGACAGATATTGTTAGATTGATTTAAAAAGTAAGACCCAACTATCTGAGGTCTACAAGGAATGTTCCTTAAATATACAGACACAGACAGgttaaaatgaaaagactagGAAAAGATATGGCTGCAAACactaagcaaaagaaagctggagtagctatattattAACACCCAAAGTAGACCCCAGAACAAGGAATATTAACCAGGATAAAGAGGAATATTATATAATGAGAACAGGATCAATTTTCCAAgaggacataacaatcctaaacgtGTATGCACTGTGGAATTAAAGAAACCTCTGCTAAAATTGGAGTTGGGATGGCCTGTAGGGGGAGCTCTCAGGGCCCACCATGCACCATCTATTACTCCAAACAGTGAGGTAttgctgctgcttctctctgcTGGAAGGCAGCCCAACCAATCAGACACTGTAGCAGCCCAACCAATGAGAAGCCTCCATACACTGGACTCCCAGTTTCCTGCAACAGGACTCTTTGGGTATTACAGCTCCTTCCAAGTTTCACTTTTCCCTATAAAAGCAAGTTCCCCTTCCTTGTTTGTGGATTTGCCTATGGTATACCATAGTTCACATatcctgaattgcaattcctttggctattctAGAATAAACTTGCTTTCACTGGTAAAATAACTAGCTATTATATTATTAAAGTTGCACTTGAGAACAGATGGTCAAAATACATGAATCAAAAAGTGACAGAACTgaaacaagaaattttaaaactgacaATTGTAGTTGGAGATTCTATTGTAACATGCCTCTCTGTTATTGATAAAACAAGTAGATACATAATCAATAAGAACACAGGAGACCTGAACAAACCTATCAGGCAACGTGACCTAATACTTCCAGAACATTCtacccaacaatagcagaatacacattcttttcaagtgcacactgaGCATTCACCATGATaaaccatattctgggccataaaacaaatgtgaacaaatttaaaagaataaaaatcatgcaAATTATATTATGGGACGgtgcttccctgatggcacagtggttaagaatctgcctgccaatgcaagggacatgggttcaagccctggcctgggaagaacccacatgccgcggagcaactaagccagtgcaccacaactactaagcctgacctctagagcccgcaagccacaactactgagcccacatgcgacaactactgaagcctgtgtacctagagcccatgctccgcaacaagagaagccacgacaatgagaagcctgcgcaccacaacgaagagtagcccccgctcaccgcaactagagaaagcccacatacagcaacgaagacccaacacagccaaaaataaataaataaataaatttttaaaaaaatattatgggACAATaagagaattaaactagaaatcgaTAACAAGAAGACTTCTGGAAAATTCCCAAGTATCTGAAAAGTAAATGACATATTTtgaaataacacatgggtcaagaggaagtctcaagggaaattttaaatattttaattttaaataaataaaaatgaacatgcACATATCAAAATTGTTGAATGCAGGCTAAAGCGGTGGTTCAAGGTAAATgtatagcactaaatgcttatattaaaacagaagaaaaatctcagatcaGTAATATAAGCTTACCCCTTAAGAAAATAGGAGCATATTAAACCCAAAGCAaggtgaaggaaataaaaagggcATACATgagtaaaattgaaaacagaaaaacagacaaaattaatGAAACCGAAATCTGGATCTTTGAAAGATCAATAAAGTTGATGAACTTCTAGACAGACTAAGAAAATGattgaagacacaaattaccaatatcaggaatgaaaggggGAACATCACTACAGACCCCAAAGACATTAAATGAATAATAGGAGAATACCACAAACAATTCTATAtccataaatttgacaacttaggtgAAGaagaccaattccttgaaagatataAACAATCAAAACTTATCAAGAAAAACTGGATAACCTGAATTgtcctgtatctattaaagaagttaaatttgtagtttaaaaaccTTCCATCAAAGAAAACTCTAGGCCTAGATGGTTTCACTAATGAACTCTACCAAAtattgaaggaggaaaaaaatagcaatCTTACACAGTCTCTTCCAAAAATACATTACAACCAAGTAGGGTTCATCCCAAGAATAcaaagctggttcaacatttgaaaatcaatcaatgtcattCACCATAGTAAATATGAATAAATCACATGATCCtgtcaatagatggagaaaaagcatacaacaaaattcaaaatccattcataataaaaactctcagtaaactagggaTACAAGTGAAATTCCTTAACCTCATGGGGCACCTATAAAAATTCTCAGCTAACATACTTCACAGTGAAAGATTATTTCTCCCCTATTAtaagaaacaaggcaaggatgttctctctcaccactccttttaaACATTGTACTGCAATACTTAGCCAGTaggataaggcaagaaaaagaaataaaaggcatccagattagaagggaaaaaataaaactgtcattattcacaGATAACATGACCGTctgtgtagaaaatcccaaaaaatctataaataaaccTCCTAGAACAAATAAGTGACTTCAGAGAGGTAACAGAATACAAtgtcaaaatacaaaaatcaattgtatttctatatattagcaacaAGAACAACCCCCAAATGAAATACTAAAGTAAAAACCTAACAAAACATGTGGAAGATCTCTATCCTGAAAACTACCAAATGctgataaaaaaatgaaaacagaaataataaacaaagtgataaacaatattgtgttaatggATTGGAAtactcaatattgtaaagatatcAATTCTTCCTAAAcgaatctatagattcaatgcaagcccATTAAAATCCCAGCAGGACTTTTTGTAGATATTGACAAGCTGACTCTACAACCTATATGAAAAGACCAAGGAACTAGGAGAGCcataacaattttgaaaagaaataaaattggagGATTTATACTAcctattttcaaaatttattataaagtcaCAGCATCAAGCCAGTGTAGTGTTGGCACAAAGTAGgcgtatagatcaatggaataaaattgagaatccagaaataaatccttacgattatggccaattgattttctACAAAAATGTCCATACAATTCTAGGGAAagcatagtcttttcaacaaatggtgctggaacaactggaattccacatgccaaaaaaataataataataatttttgactCATAGTTTacaccttatataaaaattaacccaaaatggatcataaacctaaGTGTAAAACACAGAACtatgaaacttctagaagaaaatgtagaaaagtttCAAGACTTGTAGTTCAGCAAAGAATCTTAGATACAACAACAAAAGTCTAATCCATAGAAAGATTGATACATTGGTTTACTAAAGTTAAAAAACTTTTGCCCTGAGAAAGACACTGCTATGGGAATAAAAAGATAAGGCACAGACTGagagaatttatttgaaaatcacaTTTCTGACACAGGACATATATCCAGATTATGTAAAGAACCCTCaaagctcaacaataagaaaacaaacaagccaataaaAATAGGTAATCAAAATCACCTCTGCACAACACTTGTATGCTGTAAATTTTAATTTGGATTTGTATATTTTCCCAGCCAGTATGAGTCCAAACTTAAATTCTCACCAATTTTTATTTATACCATATTATTTGACCCTGGAATTAGGCTTTTGATCTCTGTTAACATTTAACGCACTTCATACTGACCTAAAAAATACTATTACATTTCTTTGAACTCAGGAGATAATTTTCATATACATCTTTAGTATAGAGACTATTTTTTCCTATCAAATAAAATTGACTCTTTAAACACAGACCCAAAAAAGTTATAACTTTCTGAGGcatcaaaaatttattttgtcaccTTTTAAGTAATGAAGCCTGAGCATGAATCACCACACTTTTTATCACCACACATCCTTCTTCCCCTGCTACCAAATCTAAACAATTCTGGaacacaatgatgaaagaaatgaactttattttccctttgcttGTATTTCTTCACTTATTTCTCATCATTTGGTACTATATTTTATAAGTCATTGTAAATCATGTTTGGGAACTATGTGAAGTATAACAAAGAGATTCTGCATGAAAGAAATCCTTTAAGATCAAGTTATTCAATATGTAATCCCGTTCCTCCAAAGGAACGTCTTTTTTTTGGCCCAATACCATACCCACTCTGGCCATATTTCTCTGCTGGAAACCAGAGAGAGACTAAACTTTGACGATACGTAGCACTATGTCCAGCTTGTTTCCAACTACTGCAGTCGTCTCTTAATCTaccttatttttcattatagtaCTTCTCATCACCTGACATAGGAGACAAAACAAATATATCTCCTTCCAGGAAAgagtaagctccatgagaacagacTTTGTCTTTCTCATATACTCTTTTTATCTCCAGAGCAGTGTCTGCAcccagtaggtgttcaataaatatttgtgaatgaatgattGCCCAAGGCATCACTCTACCTCATTCCCTCACACTCTGCCAGTGATCCTGGGCAGCCCTGGGCAGGTCTGCTGATGGAAACAACAAAATATGCTGCCCTacactccctcctttcttccaggATTAGTGACTAGATCTTTCTGCCAATTTCTGTGCTAAGTAGATACTGAGGACAGAGGATCATAAGAAGTAACATCCTGCTTGCCAATCTAACTCCAAATGCCCACCAATGTCCACCAcgtcaaatggaaacaaaaagcagCTCTCACTTCATACTTCAAATGAAAACAGGCTAAATGCTTTAAAAGCAGTAGACAGTcgaaaatcacattcacagaaagatagacaaaatgaaaaggcagagtactatgtaccagatgaaggaacaagataaaaccccagaaaaacaactaaatgaagtggagataggcaaccttccagaaaaagaattcagaataatgatagtgaagatgatccaggacctgggaaaaagaatggaggcaaagattgagaagatgcaagaaatgtttaacaaagacctaaaagaattaaagaacaaacatctagaaaacaaacagagatgaacaatacaataactgaaatgaaaaatacactagaaggaatcaatagcagaataacagaggcagaagaacagataagtgacctggaagacagaatggtggaattcactgctgcagaacagaataaagaaaaaagaatgaaaagaaatgcagacagcctaagagacctctgggacaacattaaatgcaacaacattcgcattataggggtcccagaaggagaagagagagagaaaagacccaagaaaatatttgaagagattagagtcgaaaacttccctaacatgggaaaggaaatagccacccaagtccaggaagcgtagagagtcccacacaggataaatccaaggagaaagatgcagagacacatagtaatcaaattgacaaaaattaaagacaaagaaaaattattaaaaacaacaagggataaatgacaaataacacacaagggaactcccataaggtcaacagctgatttattagcagaaactctacaagccagaagggagtggcatgatatatttaaagtgatgaaagggaagaaactacaaccaagattactctacatggcaaggatctcattcagattcgatggagaaatcaaaagctttacagacaagcaaaggctaagagaattcagcaccaccaaaccagctctacaacaaatgctaaaggaacttctctaaatgggaaacacaagagaaggacctacaaaaacaaacccaaaacaattaagaaaatggtcataggaacatacatatcgataattactttaatgtgaatggattaaatgctccaaccaaaagacacaggcttgctgaatggatgaaaaacaagacccatatatatgctgtccacaagagactgacttcagacct
Coding sequences within:
- the LOC132368378 gene encoding caspase-6-like, which codes for MSSAPGLRGVCGAGEQNMTETDAFPNREVFDTAETYKRDPKRRGIALIFNHESIFWHLTLPDRRGTSADRDNLKCRFSDLGLEVKCFDDLKAELLLKIHKASTTSHADANCFLCVFLSHSEGNHIYVYDAKIEIQTLTGLFKGDKCQSLVGKPKIFIIQACRGNQHDVPVMPLDVVDHQRDKLDVSLTQVDAASVYTLPAGADFLMCYSVAEGYFHRETVNGSWYIQDLCEMLGKFGSSLEFTELLTLVNRQVSQCRVDICREPSAIGKKQMPCFASMLTKKLHCFPKSK